A stretch of the Mycobacterium sp. ITM-2016-00317 genome encodes the following:
- a CDS encoding zinc-binding dehydrogenase, whose amino-acid sequence MRAAVLTAYNSPLRVRELPDPVPGPGEVLVRVMAGGVNPLDIKIRRGEAAHAQMAPPAVLGIDMAGVVEAIGAGVDRFRVGDEVFGMTGGGAGGVGFLAVQLAIARGARVYATGSASSQEIIGSTGATPIDYTARTVDDYVGAHTGDEGFDIVVDNVGGATLDASFTAVKRYTGHVVSALGWGTHSLAPLSFRGATYSGVFTLMPLLSGRDREHHGHIVAQAAALADSGRLVPRLHPSTFPLDAVNDAHAIRRNRSATGKVVVTPGA is encoded by the coding sequence ATGCGCGCCGCAGTCCTGACCGCCTACAACTCGCCGCTGCGCGTCCGTGAGCTTCCCGACCCGGTGCCCGGACCCGGGGAAGTCCTGGTGCGTGTCATGGCCGGCGGTGTCAACCCGCTCGACATCAAGATCCGCCGCGGCGAGGCGGCGCACGCACAGATGGCTCCCCCCGCGGTGCTCGGTATCGACATGGCCGGCGTCGTGGAAGCGATAGGCGCCGGGGTCGACCGATTCCGGGTCGGTGACGAGGTGTTCGGCATGACCGGCGGCGGCGCGGGCGGCGTCGGATTCCTGGCCGTGCAACTCGCGATCGCCCGGGGTGCCCGGGTGTATGCCACCGGCAGCGCGTCGAGCCAGGAGATCATCGGCAGCACCGGAGCGACCCCGATCGACTACACGGCACGCACCGTCGACGACTACGTCGGCGCCCACACCGGCGACGAAGGATTCGACATCGTGGTCGACAACGTCGGCGGTGCCACCCTCGACGCGTCGTTCACCGCGGTCAAGCGCTACACCGGACATGTCGTCAGCGCGTTGGGCTGGGGCACTCACAGTTTGGCGCCGTTGTCGTTCCGGGGAGCCACCTATTCCGGCGTCTTCACGCTGATGCCACTGCTGAGCGGCCGTGACCGCGAACATCACGGACACATCGTCGCGCAGGCGGCCGCGCTGGCCGACAGCGGTCGGCTGGTGCCCCGACTACACCCCAGCACGTTCCCGCTCGACGCGGTCAACGACGCCCATGCGATTCGTCGAAACCGCTCCGCGACAGGCAAAGTGGTGGTGACCCCCGGTGCCTGA
- a CDS encoding cysteine hydrolase yields MTWNRSDTAVVFIDPQNDVLSPTGINWAATGASVTENDTVAHMLAIFEAARDASFGMFISPHYFYPTDHGWLFNGALEADELRTGTFDRPGPLNLDGLTGSGADWLEEFKPYIEDPATVVVSPHKVFGSQTNDLVLQLRKRRINKVLLGGMLANMCVESHLRDLLEQGFEVYVIRDAVAGPRHPEWGDGYQAALVNYNFLAHGVVRTDEVVAAMRASI; encoded by the coding sequence ATGACCTGGAACCGAAGCGACACCGCCGTCGTATTCATCGATCCGCAGAACGACGTCCTCAGTCCCACCGGGATCAATTGGGCGGCGACCGGCGCCAGCGTGACGGAGAACGACACCGTCGCGCACATGCTCGCGATCTTCGAGGCCGCCAGGGACGCGTCGTTCGGGATGTTCATCTCTCCGCACTACTTCTATCCCACCGACCACGGTTGGCTGTTCAACGGGGCGCTGGAAGCCGACGAGTTGCGCACCGGCACCTTCGACCGCCCGGGTCCGCTCAACCTGGACGGGCTGACCGGTTCAGGCGCTGATTGGCTGGAGGAGTTCAAGCCCTACATCGAAGATCCGGCGACGGTGGTCGTCAGCCCCCACAAGGTCTTCGGCTCGCAGACCAACGACCTTGTGCTGCAACTACGCAAGCGACGCATCAACAAGGTCCTGCTCGGCGGGATGCTGGCGAACATGTGCGTGGAATCGCACCTGCGCGATCTTCTGGAGCAGGGCTTCGAGGTCTACGTCATCCGCGACGCGGTCGCCGGACCGCGCCACCCCGAGTGGGGCGACGGCTACCAGGCTGCTCTGGTGAACTACAACTTCCTCGCCCACGGCGTGGTCCGCACCGACGAGGTCGTCGCCGCCATGCGTGCCTCGATATGA
- a CDS encoding SDR family NAD(P)-dependent oxidoreductase: MPQSTTPFGFTTTAAEVLVDVDLSGKRAVITGATSGIGVETARALAAAGADVVLAVRRIDAGNQTAARIAEATGNPAVTAAQLDVADLSSVRDFVSAFDGRPVHMLINNAGVMALPELSRTREGREMQFATNYLGHFALTLGLRPALAAAGGARVVSVSSSGHLLSPVVFDDVDFRFRPYDPLAAYGQSKTAAALLAVGVTDRWRDDGIVANALNPGAIATGLQKHTGGLSTPVERRKTIEQGAATSVLLAASPLVAGIGGRYFEDCNESAVVTERPDDFTGVARYALDHDNADRLWEGQRSFSP; this comes from the coding sequence ATGCCGCAGTCCACAACCCCTTTCGGGTTCACCACCACCGCTGCAGAAGTGCTCGTCGATGTCGACCTTTCCGGCAAGCGCGCCGTCATCACCGGCGCGACGTCCGGCATCGGGGTGGAGACCGCACGCGCGCTGGCAGCTGCCGGCGCCGACGTCGTCCTCGCTGTCCGCCGGATCGACGCCGGGAATCAGACCGCGGCCCGGATCGCCGAAGCCACCGGCAATCCCGCCGTCACAGCTGCCCAACTCGACGTCGCCGACCTGAGTTCGGTCCGGGACTTCGTCTCCGCATTCGACGGCCGCCCGGTGCACATGCTGATCAACAACGCAGGCGTCATGGCGCTACCCGAGTTGTCGCGCACGCGGGAAGGCCGCGAGATGCAGTTCGCCACGAACTATCTCGGCCATTTCGCCCTCACCCTCGGATTGCGTCCCGCGCTCGCGGCGGCAGGCGGCGCACGGGTGGTGTCGGTCAGTTCCAGCGGACACCTGCTGTCGCCGGTGGTGTTCGACGACGTCGACTTCCGCTTCCGGCCGTACGACCCGTTGGCCGCATACGGCCAATCCAAGACCGCCGCCGCGCTGCTGGCCGTCGGCGTCACCGACCGCTGGCGCGACGACGGAATCGTCGCCAACGCCCTGAATCCCGGCGCGATCGCCACCGGATTGCAGAAGCACACCGGCGGTTTGAGCACGCCGGTGGAGCGCCGCAAGACGATCGAGCAGGGAGCCGCCACGTCCGTGCTGCTCGCCGCGTCACCACTGGTCGCCGGGATAGGCGGGCGCTACTTCGAGGACTGCAACGAATCAGCGGTCGTCACCGAGCGACCGGATGACTTCACCGGCGTCGCGCGCTACGCCCTCGATCACGACAATGCCGACCGGCTGTGGGAGGGTCAGCGCAGCTTCTCGCCGTAG
- a CDS encoding PPOX class F420-dependent oxidoreductase: protein MTFDPHALLAGARLGVLATIKASGVPQLSPVTPFYDRDAGVIFVSMTEGRAKTANLRRDPRAALEVTSADGWAWATAEGSVTLTGPGTDAHGPEVEALVDYYRRAAGEHPDWDEYRSVMVSDRRVLMALTVERVYGEKLR, encoded by the coding sequence ATGACCTTCGATCCCCATGCGCTGCTGGCCGGGGCGCGGCTCGGCGTGCTCGCCACCATCAAGGCCAGCGGTGTGCCGCAGCTGTCCCCGGTGACGCCGTTCTACGACCGCGACGCGGGTGTCATCTTCGTGTCGATGACGGAGGGACGGGCCAAGACGGCCAACCTGCGCCGCGACCCGCGCGCCGCGCTCGAGGTCACCAGCGCCGACGGCTGGGCCTGGGCCACCGCGGAGGGCTCGGTCACACTGACGGGCCCCGGCACCGACGCGCACGGCCCCGAGGTCGAAGCACTCGTCGACTACTACCGCCGGGCCGCAGGGGAACACCCCGACTGGGACGAGTACCGCTCGGTGATGGTGTCCGACCGCCGGGTGTTGATGGCATTGACCGTGGAGCGGGTCTACGGCGAGAAGCTGCGCTGA
- a CDS encoding FAD-dependent oxidoreductase: MTGRRVVVAGLGDVGVLTAIKLAKHADVVGISTKPGLVSGQELGWRLARPDDWARHNWIPFGRFRGLDRVRTVHGTLAGADLDARTVTVELPDGSSTEVPYDVLVIATGVANGFWRRPVLQSATDIGDDLRMPHEKLSAARSVMIVGGGAAAVSSAVQIANAWPDKQVELYFPGDRALIGHHPRTWEKVRRRLTDAGVRVRPGHRAELAPGFTGDELTREPVRWSTGQPPASADVVLWAIGRVRPNTGWLPADVLDEHGFVRVTPELRVPGHPEVFAVGDVAATDPLRSSARNRADGLLARNIRAAFGGKPLRDYRAPKRRWGSVLGIQPDGLEVFAPNGTAFRFPAWTFDRVLMPLFVRWGIYRGVRQENS, translated from the coding sequence ATGACCGGCAGGCGGGTAGTCGTCGCCGGTCTCGGTGACGTGGGGGTGCTGACCGCGATCAAACTGGCCAAACATGCTGACGTGGTGGGGATCTCGACCAAGCCGGGGCTGGTCAGCGGGCAGGAGCTGGGCTGGCGGCTGGCCCGGCCCGACGACTGGGCGCGGCACAACTGGATCCCGTTCGGCCGGTTCCGCGGACTGGACAGGGTCCGTACCGTGCACGGCACCCTCGCCGGGGCAGACCTGGACGCCCGGACCGTGACCGTCGAACTTCCCGACGGTTCCTCCACAGAGGTCCCCTACGACGTGCTGGTCATCGCGACCGGGGTCGCCAACGGGTTCTGGCGCCGACCGGTGCTACAGAGTGCCACCGACATCGGCGACGATCTACGGATGCCGCACGAAAAGCTTTCTGCTGCAAGGTCGGTCATGATCGTCGGCGGTGGCGCCGCGGCGGTCAGCAGTGCCGTCCAGATCGCCAACGCGTGGCCGGACAAGCAGGTCGAGCTCTACTTCCCCGGCGACCGGGCCCTGATCGGCCATCACCCACGAACCTGGGAGAAGGTCCGGCGGCGACTCACCGACGCCGGCGTGCGGGTGCGGCCCGGGCATCGGGCGGAGTTGGCGCCGGGCTTCACCGGCGACGAGCTGACCAGAGAACCGGTGCGCTGGAGCACCGGGCAGCCGCCGGCGTCCGCGGACGTGGTGTTGTGGGCGATCGGGCGGGTGCGGCCCAACACCGGGTGGCTGCCTGCCGACGTGCTCGACGAGCACGGGTTCGTGCGCGTCACGCCCGAACTGCGGGTGCCTGGCCATCCCGAGGTGTTCGCGGTGGGCGACGTCGCCGCCACCGACCCGCTGCGGAGTTCGGCCCGTAACCGCGCGGACGGTCTGCTGGCCCGCAACATCCGCGCCGCGTTCGGCGGAAAGCCGCTGCGGGATTACCGGGCGCCCAAGCGGCGTTGGGGATCGGTGTTGGGTATCCAGCCCGACGGACTGGAGGTGTTCGCGCCCAACGGCACGGCGTTCCGGTTCCCGGCCTGGACGTTCGATCGGGTGCTGATGCCACTGTTCGTGCGCTGGGGCATCTACCGTGGTGTGCGACAGGAGAACTCATGA
- a CDS encoding glutaminyl-peptide cyclotransferase has product MTKSQMCAALALVAVGTVSPIAHAEPAAPVVEPVVLEEIPHDPEAFTQGFEISRGVLYEGTGLAGESQLRTLNPSTGEVTRAVDVPGDYFGEGISVVGNQIWQLTYQDGVAVVWNMASLSPVREVPVDGEGWGLCYDGERLIRSDGSNRLRFHDAADFTETGGVDVTRDGRALNGLNELECVDGQVWANVWPSDNLVRIDPESGAVDLVVNATGLRSRGIPPSAQVLNGIAHVEDSQFLLTGKDWPKTFRVQIPG; this is encoded by the coding sequence ATGACCAAGTCGCAGATGTGCGCCGCCCTCGCGCTCGTGGCGGTCGGCACGGTGTCGCCGATCGCGCACGCCGAGCCCGCCGCCCCGGTCGTCGAGCCCGTCGTGCTGGAGGAGATTCCGCACGACCCGGAGGCCTTCACGCAGGGCTTCGAGATCAGCCGCGGCGTCCTCTACGAGGGCACCGGACTGGCCGGTGAGTCACAGCTGCGCACCCTGAACCCGAGCACCGGCGAGGTGACGCGCGCGGTCGACGTGCCCGGCGACTACTTCGGTGAGGGCATCAGCGTGGTCGGAAACCAGATCTGGCAGCTGACCTACCAGGACGGTGTCGCCGTTGTCTGGAACATGGCCAGCCTGTCGCCGGTCCGCGAGGTTCCCGTCGACGGGGAGGGGTGGGGGCTCTGCTATGACGGCGAACGACTGATCCGCAGCGACGGCAGCAACCGCCTGAGGTTTCACGACGCGGCCGACTTCACCGAGACCGGCGGAGTCGACGTGACCCGTGACGGCCGCGCACTGAACGGCCTCAACGAGCTGGAGTGCGTGGACGGCCAGGTGTGGGCCAACGTGTGGCCGTCGGACAACCTGGTGCGTATCGACCCGGAGAGCGGGGCGGTGGACCTGGTCGTGAACGCCACCGGATTGCGGTCGCGCGGCATACCGCCCAGCGCGCAGGTGCTCAACGGTATCGCCCACGTCGAGGATTCGCAGTTCCTGCTCACCGGTAAGGACTGGCCCAAGACCTTCCGGGTGCAGATTCCCGGATGA
- a CDS encoding zinc-binding dehydrogenase — MKAVSCIHGTLEVVDLPSPRPGDGQLVLEVLRCGICGSDLHAKDHADELTEVMAEGGYHDFMRGDTPVVMGHEFSGMVAERGRKAGKEFKPGTTVVSFPLQRAGGGVHLTGLSPLAPGAYAEQVVTEAALTFVVPNGLDPAIAALTEPMSIALHAINRSEITQKDVAIVIGCGPVGLAVICHLKARGVRTIVASDFSPGRRALATRCGADIVVDPAAESPYEAVPAKQRGFTELPALFELGVGSMEKLRKIPGWSHVYRVADRLGGTAPKRPVIFECVGVPGMIDGVISAAPLASRVIVVGVCMGEDKLRPAMAIGKEIDLRFVFGQTPLEFRDTLHMLADGKLDASPLVTGTVGLGGVAAAFDALADPEAHAKILIDPASPAVSPKAVRH, encoded by the coding sequence ATGAAAGCGGTCAGCTGTATCCACGGCACATTGGAGGTCGTCGACCTGCCCTCCCCGCGGCCGGGCGACGGGCAATTGGTGCTCGAAGTGCTGCGTTGCGGGATCTGCGGATCGGACCTGCACGCCAAGGATCACGCCGACGAACTCACCGAGGTGATGGCCGAGGGCGGCTATCACGACTTCATGCGCGGCGACACCCCGGTGGTGATGGGGCACGAGTTCAGCGGCATGGTCGCCGAGCGGGGCCGCAAGGCCGGCAAGGAGTTCAAGCCGGGCACCACGGTGGTGTCGTTCCCGCTGCAGCGCGCGGGCGGCGGCGTGCACCTGACCGGGCTGTCCCCGCTTGCACCCGGTGCGTACGCCGAGCAGGTGGTCACCGAGGCGGCGTTGACGTTCGTGGTGCCCAACGGGCTCGATCCGGCGATTGCCGCGCTCACCGAGCCGATGTCGATCGCGCTCCACGCCATCAACCGCAGCGAGATCACCCAGAAGGACGTCGCGATCGTGATCGGGTGCGGACCGGTGGGACTCGCGGTCATCTGCCACCTGAAGGCCCGCGGGGTGCGCACCATCGTCGCGAGCGACTTCTCCCCCGGGCGGCGCGCGCTGGCGACCCGCTGCGGGGCCGACATCGTCGTCGACCCCGCCGCAGAGTCCCCGTACGAGGCGGTGCCCGCCAAGCAACGCGGCTTCACCGAACTCCCCGCGCTCTTCGAGCTCGGTGTCGGGTCGATGGAGAAGTTGCGCAAGATCCCTGGGTGGTCGCACGTGTACCGGGTTGCCGACCGCCTCGGCGGCACGGCGCCCAAGCGGCCGGTGATCTTCGAGTGCGTCGGGGTGCCCGGCATGATCGACGGCGTCATCAGCGCGGCCCCGCTGGCCTCACGGGTCATCGTCGTCGGCGTGTGCATGGGCGAGGACAAGCTGCGGCCCGCGATGGCGATCGGCAAGGAGATCGACCTGCGCTTCGTGTTCGGCCAGACGCCGCTGGAGTTCCGCGACACGCTGCACATGCTCGCCGACGGCAAGCTCGACGCGTCACCGCTGGTCACCGGCACGGTGGGGCTCGGCGGTGTCGCCGCGGCGTTCGACGCGCTGGCCGATCCGGAGGCGCACGCCAAGATCCTGATCGACCCGGCCAGCCCGGCGGTCAGTCCGAAGGCTGTGCGGCACTAG
- a CDS encoding helix-turn-helix transcriptional regulator, which translates to MADNELGDYLRARRGEVTPAEVDLPEIGQRRVSGLRREEVAMLAGLSADYYTRLEQGRERKPSPQVVDSLAAALRLPEDGRQHLFRLAALSPRAYGSVSARVDPALRELMSMWPDNPALVYSRAYDVLAANAIADAMFSGWTHSANIMHVVFTDPAAREFYPDWPAVARDAVAGFRHGYGQAPNDPRIRAVLTELLQASTEFAELWTEQEARRKSAQSKNFCHPQVGRMTLRMQTFDVRSSPGQELVVYHAEPGSASADALALLGSLAASAAQPSD; encoded by the coding sequence ATGGCGGACAACGAGCTGGGCGACTATCTGCGGGCCCGGCGGGGCGAGGTCACCCCGGCCGAGGTCGACCTGCCGGAGATCGGGCAGCGTCGGGTCAGTGGGCTGCGCCGCGAGGAGGTCGCGATGCTGGCCGGGTTGAGCGCCGACTACTACACCCGGCTGGAACAGGGGCGTGAGCGCAAGCCGTCGCCGCAGGTGGTCGATTCGCTGGCAGCGGCGTTGCGGCTGCCCGAGGACGGCAGGCAGCACCTGTTCCGGCTCGCCGCGCTGAGCCCGCGGGCCTACGGGTCCGTCAGCGCCCGGGTGGATCCGGCCCTGCGCGAGCTGATGAGCATGTGGCCGGACAATCCGGCCCTGGTGTACAGCCGGGCCTATGACGTGCTGGCCGCCAACGCCATCGCCGACGCGATGTTCTCGGGCTGGACCCATTCGGCCAACATCATGCACGTGGTGTTCACCGACCCGGCCGCGCGTGAGTTCTACCCGGACTGGCCCGCAGTGGCCCGGGACGCCGTGGCCGGTTTCCGCCACGGCTACGGGCAGGCACCCAACGACCCGCGCATCAGGGCGGTGCTGACCGAGCTGCTGCAGGCCAGCACCGAGTTCGCCGAGCTGTGGACCGAGCAGGAGGCACGCCGAAAGTCCGCGCAGAGCAAGAACTTCTGTCACCCACAGGTCGGGCGGATGACGCTGCGGATGCAGACCTTCGACGTTCGGTCCAGCCCGGGGCAGGAACTCGTGGTCTACCACGCCGAGCCGGGTTCGGCGAGTGCCGACGCGTTGGCGCTGCTGGGCTCGCTGGCGGCTAGTGCCGCACAGCCTTCGGACTGA
- a CDS encoding SDR family oxidoreductase: MTDHKIVLVTGASSGIGRAIALRLAADGATVIAAARRTERLRALAADSDGVIEPCELDVTDRAAVQTAVDDVVARHGRLDVLVANAGVMPLSRLNAGLVDEWDQMIDVNVRGLLHGIAAALPQFGRQQSGHVVTVASIGAHEVVPTGAVYCGTKFAAWAITEGLRLESPEWLRVTTISPGVVESELSDTISDPVARDAMAEYRRSAISPDAVAGAVAYALGTEPDVDVSEIVIRPARQR, translated from the coding sequence ATGACCGACCACAAGATCGTCCTGGTCACCGGCGCCAGCAGCGGGATCGGGCGGGCCATCGCCCTGCGGCTGGCCGCCGACGGCGCCACCGTGATCGCCGCGGCCAGGCGCACCGAACGACTGCGCGCACTGGCCGCCGACTCCGACGGCGTCATCGAGCCCTGCGAGCTGGACGTCACCGACCGCGCGGCGGTGCAGACCGCGGTCGACGACGTCGTCGCCCGGCACGGCCGGCTCGACGTGCTCGTCGCCAACGCCGGGGTGATGCCGCTGTCGCGGCTCAACGCCGGCCTGGTCGACGAATGGGACCAGATGATCGACGTGAACGTCCGCGGTCTGCTGCACGGGATCGCCGCGGCGTTACCGCAGTTCGGCCGGCAGCAGAGCGGGCACGTGGTCACCGTCGCGTCGATCGGCGCCCACGAGGTCGTGCCGACCGGGGCGGTGTACTGCGGCACCAAGTTCGCGGCATGGGCGATCACCGAGGGGCTGCGGCTGGAGTCACCGGAGTGGCTGCGCGTCACCACGATCTCGCCCGGCGTGGTGGAGAGCGAATTGTCCGACACCATCAGCGATCCGGTGGCCCGCGACGCGATGGCCGAGTACCGCCGCAGCGCGATCAGCCCGGACGCCGTTGCCGGCGCGGTGGCCTACGCGCTCGGCACCGAACCGGACGTCGACGTCAGCGAGATCGTCATCCGCCCGGCCCGGCAACGCTGA